The Deinococcota bacterium genome has a window encoding:
- the nrdR gene encoding transcriptional regulator NrdR: protein MNCPFCSSSDTRVINSRPSDEGVAIRRRRECPACGRRFTSYERAQFEALMVVKRSGRREAFNPDKLLSKIQIACNKRPITDKQLRTFAYAFEDEVQGPEISSEEIGGRALKFLKSLDDVAYIRFLSVYRDFDSVDRFIEEIRELAESS from the coding sequence GTGAATTGCCCCTTCTGCTCGTCGAGCGACACCCGCGTCATCAACTCGCGTCCCTCGGACGAGGGTGTAGCCATCCGCCGGCGGCGCGAGTGCCCCGCCTGCGGCCGCCGCTTCACCAGCTATGAGCGGGCGCAGTTCGAGGCGCTCATGGTCGTCAAGCGCTCTGGCCGGCGCGAGGCCTTCAATCCCGACAAGCTGTTGAGCAAGATCCAGATCGCCTGCAACAAGCGCCCCATCACCGACAAGCAGCTCCGCACCTTCGCCTACGCCTTCGAGGATGAGGTGCAGGGCCCTGAAATAAGCTCGGAGGAGATCGGCGGCCGAGCCCTAAAGTTCCTAAAGAGCTTGGACGACGTGGCCTATATCCGCTTTTTGAGCGTTTACCGAGATTTCGATTCGGTAGACCGCTTTATCGAGGAGATCCGCGAGCTCGCCGAGTCTTCTTGA
- a CDS encoding ribulose-phosphate 3-epimerase gives GGVDASTIAQAARAGADVLVAGSAVFGAKDTAETTLKATIADNLKRLRDALP, from the coding sequence GGCGGCGTCGACGCCAGCACCATCGCCCAGGCCGCCCGAGCGGGCGCGGACGTGCTGGTGGCGGGCAGCGCGGTCTTCGGCGCCAAGGACACCGCTGAGACCACCCTCAAGGCCACCATCGCTGACAACCTGAAGCGCCTGCGCGACGCCCTTCCCTAA
- the cimA gene encoding citramalate synthase → MTKMPVTVEIYDTTLRDGTQGQDFNLTSEDKVAIAKRLDAFGVDFIEGGWPGSNPKDVRFFELMKEVPLVHARLAAFGATRRKGTRCEDDPSLRALLAAETPVVTLFGKSWDLHVREALGVELEDNLAMIEETVRFLKGQGKLVVYDAEHFFDGHRADAAYALATLAAAAVGGADRLVLCDTNGGSLPGFVAERVAEVREGFAAAIGVHSHNDGELAVANALAAVGAGARHVQGTVNGYGERCGNANLMSVLPALKLKLGFDQPQDLGALRELSRYIDERANMSPNPRAPYVGDAAFAHKGGVHVSAVNKNPRTYEHVQPQTVGNRRRILLSDLSGRANILAKAAEYGEEGRSEVASVVDRLKELEHRGYAFEGAEASYRLMKRKVQGEYKPYFVMHGYRVNIDKRDLDREPVCEATVRVEVAGELEHTAAAGDGPVNALDRALAKALVRFYPSIQALRLTDYKVRVLSGPETGTASVVRVQVEMSDGQRTWGTVGASTNIIDASYQAIIDAIDYKLIRDGVTPRSELEPSLGSGPLEHEPA, encoded by the coding sequence ATGACAAAGATGCCCGTGACCGTCGAAATCTACGACACCACCCTCCGCGACGGCACCCAGGGACAGGACTTCAACCTGACCAGCGAGGACAAGGTCGCCATCGCCAAAAGGCTCGATGCCTTTGGGGTGGACTTCATCGAGGGCGGCTGGCCCGGTTCGAACCCCAAGGACGTGCGCTTTTTCGAGCTGATGAAGGAGGTGCCGCTCGTTCACGCCCGGCTCGCCGCCTTCGGTGCCACCCGCAGGAAGGGAACGCGCTGCGAGGACGACCCCAGCCTGCGGGCGCTGCTCGCGGCCGAGACGCCGGTGGTCACCCTCTTCGGCAAAAGCTGGGACCTGCACGTCCGGGAGGCGCTCGGCGTCGAACTCGAGGACAACCTGGCGATGATCGAGGAGACGGTGCGCTTTTTGAAGGGGCAGGGCAAGCTGGTCGTCTACGACGCCGAGCACTTTTTCGACGGGCACCGTGCCGACGCCGCTTACGCCTTGGCAACACTGGCGGCGGCGGCGGTGGGAGGGGCCGACAGGCTGGTGCTCTGCGATACCAACGGCGGCTCGTTGCCGGGCTTCGTCGCCGAGCGCGTGGCCGAAGTGAGGGAAGGCTTCGCCGCGGCAATCGGCGTCCACAGCCACAACGACGGTGAGCTCGCCGTCGCCAACGCGCTGGCGGCCGTCGGAGCGGGCGCCAGGCACGTGCAGGGGACCGTCAACGGCTACGGCGAGCGCTGCGGCAATGCCAACCTGATGAGCGTCTTGCCCGCGCTCAAACTCAAACTGGGCTTCGACCAGCCACAGGACCTGGGCGCCTTGCGCGAGCTGTCGCGCTACATCGACGAGCGCGCCAACATGAGCCCGAACCCGCGGGCGCCCTATGTCGGCGACGCGGCCTTTGCTCATAAGGGCGGCGTCCACGTCTCGGCCGTCAACAAGAACCCGCGGACCTACGAGCACGTTCAGCCCCAGACCGTGGGCAACCGCCGCAGGATTCTTCTCTCCGATCTCTCCGGCCGGGCCAATATCCTCGCCAAGGCAGCCGAGTACGGCGAAGAGGGAAGGAGCGAGGTCGCCTCGGTCGTGGACCGGCTCAAGGAGCTCGAGCACCGCGGCTACGCCTTTGAGGGCGCCGAGGCGTCGTACAGGCTCATGAAGCGCAAGGTCCAAGGCGAGTACAAGCCCTACTTCGTCATGCACGGCTATAGGGTCAACATCGACAAGCGCGACCTCGACCGGGAACCCGTCTGCGAGGCGACGGTCAGAGTCGAGGTGGCGGGCGAGCTCGAGCACACTGCGGCCGCGGGCGACGGTCCCGTCAACGCCCTCGACCGGGCGCTCGCCAAGGCGCTCGTGCGCTTTTACCCGAGCATCCAAGCGCTCAGGCTCACCGACTACAAGGTGCGGGTGCTGTCGGGCCCGGAAACCGGCACCGCCAGCGTGGTGCGGGTGCAGGTCGAGATGAGCGACGGCCAGCGCACCTGGGGGACGGTCGGCGCCAGCACCAACATCATCGACGCCTCTTACCAGGCGATCATCGACGCCATCGACTACAAGCTCATCCGCGATGGGGTCACGCCGCGCTCAGAGCTCGAGCCCAGCCTCGGCTCGGGGCCCCTCGAGCACGAGCCAGCCTGA
- the gltB gene encoding glutamate synthase large subunit yields MTIPAVTAVTTAVTTTTWSGRRGSDFGTLAWPHERDACGVGFVADLHGRKTHETLQQALAALCNLAHRGAVSSDGLTGDGAGVLTQIPHPLFRRELTAAGLALARDEDLAVGVVFLANDAQAEAICTLIERVVAASGLRLLMWREVPTRHEALGEVARERCPVIRQVLLERPEGLGDDAFERRLYLTRKRVETRVAEAGLGRFYLPSFSHRTLVYKGLMVAQQLSHFYPDLADPSYETAIAVFHQRYSTNTFPTWSLAQPFRFLAHNGEINTLQGNVNFMRAREAVLRSELWGEDIEDLLPVIAPGGSDSAALDNAFELLVMSGRDPLHAMMMLVPEAFEEDKSMDPELRAFYDYHATLMEPWDGPAALVFSDGRFAVAALDRNGLRPQRYCVSVDGTVVVASEAGVVPLPDGDLLEKGRLGPGAMLAVDTASGELLRNADIKARYARRRPYREWLGAYMRKPRVEGADPPALWHPDEATLARTQKLFGYGAEDLGRIFAPMALGEMPVGSMGDDTPLALFSEQPQGLYRYFKQRFAQVTNPPIDPLRERLVMSLETVLGPRGPLLEEEASTAQVMKFDSPLLDEVEMAWLRAQGEPLGAKTLEAVFPLGAGPEGLERRVAHLCAEAEAALDEGCSVLVLSDRGAGPDGVPVPMLLAVAAVHHHLIAAGKRTRTGIVAETGETREDHHYACLIGYGAALVHPYLALASVRDLAAKEGLSPDEAARNYRKAVAKGLLKIMSKMGISAISSYRGAQIFEAIGLEDEVVKGYFVGTPSRIGGAGLEAIASDALRFHAEAYGEDPALKDPALRDRGIYRFRKAGEYHALNPLVFKALHKAVRTESFGAYQEYARLVDERPPCTLRDLLAYKKAAEPLPLAEVEPILAIVRRFTTQAMSHGSVSREAHETLSVAMNRLGAKSNSGEGGEDPVRYQPYDRDRGDLSFAPWHPQAGDWGNSAIKQVASGRFGVTPDYLVSARELEIKMAQGSKPGEGGQIPGHKVNLEIARIRGSVPGVTLISPPPHHDIYSIEDLSQLIYDLKRVNRFARVGVKLVATAGVGTVAAGVAKGYADTIQISGFDGGTGASPLASIKHAGVPWELGLAETQQVLIENNLRGRVSLRVDGGMKTGRDVIVAALLGAEEYGFGTAALVAAGCAMIRQCHLNTCPVGVATQREDLRAKFPGTPEHVVNFLSYVAQQVRMILAELGARSLDEVIGRVDLLEARDAELPRAAKVDLSALLKDPDPGGLKPRRAQSRHNDRPDDDPPLDEIVWKDCETALTSRQALSRGYGLTNRERSVGARLAGEIARVVGPGGLPAGTLQLRFKGSAGQSFGAFCNSGMSLLLEGEAQDYVGKGMHGGEIAVFPPKGARFRPEDNAIIGNTVMYGATGGSLYAAGGAGERLAVRNSGGRVVVESCGDHGCEYMTGGVVVVLGRTGRNFGAGMSGGVAYVLDLDERFAERVNPGMVAVERVAHDVDEELLKALVARHWELTGSPRAAWVLEHWVEASAKFWKVVPHPGAEDKTAQEQDPKVFEAAVLAQLAAEAQDRARVESLH; encoded by the coding sequence ATGACCATACCAGCGGTGACAGCGGTGACGACAGCGGTGACTACGACGACGTGGTCGGGGAGAAGGGGCTCGGACTTTGGCACCCTTGCCTGGCCCCATGAGCGCGACGCCTGCGGGGTCGGTTTCGTCGCCGACCTGCACGGCCGAAAGACGCACGAGACGCTGCAGCAGGCACTCGCTGCGCTCTGCAACCTCGCCCACCGCGGCGCGGTCTCCTCCGACGGCCTGACCGGCGACGGGGCGGGCGTCCTCACCCAGATCCCGCACCCGCTCTTTCGGCGCGAGCTCACGGCGGCGGGCCTTGCGCTGGCGCGCGACGAAGACCTGGCCGTGGGCGTGGTCTTTCTCGCCAACGACGCCCAGGCGGAAGCTATCTGCACGCTCATCGAAAGGGTCGTCGCCGCCTCGGGGCTGCGCCTGCTGATGTGGCGCGAGGTGCCCACGCGGCACGAGGCCCTGGGCGAGGTTGCGCGGGAGAGGTGCCCGGTCATCCGCCAGGTGCTGCTCGAGCGTCCCGAGGGCCTGGGCGACGACGCCTTCGAGCGTCGGCTCTACCTCACCCGCAAGCGCGTCGAGACGCGGGTCGCCGAGGCTGGTCTGGGCCGTTTCTACCTGCCCTCCTTTTCGCACCGGACCCTCGTCTACAAGGGCCTGATGGTGGCGCAGCAGCTCAGCCACTTCTACCCCGACTTAGCTGACCCGAGCTATGAGACGGCCATCGCGGTTTTCCACCAGCGCTATAGCACCAACACCTTTCCCACCTGGTCCTTGGCCCAGCCCTTCCGCTTTCTCGCCCACAACGGTGAGATCAACACGCTCCAGGGCAACGTCAACTTCATGCGGGCGAGAGAAGCGGTTCTCAGGAGCGAGCTCTGGGGCGAGGACATCGAGGATTTGCTGCCGGTGATCGCGCCGGGCGGCAGTGACTCGGCCGCGCTCGACAATGCTTTCGAGCTCCTGGTCATGAGCGGCCGCGACCCGCTCCACGCCATGATGATGCTCGTGCCCGAAGCCTTTGAAGAGGACAAGAGCATGGACCCGGAGCTTCGGGCCTTCTACGACTATCACGCGACCCTGATGGAGCCCTGGGACGGCCCGGCGGCCCTGGTCTTCAGCGACGGCCGCTTCGCGGTGGCCGCGCTCGACCGCAACGGCCTCAGACCGCAGCGCTACTGCGTGTCGGTGGACGGTACGGTGGTGGTCGCCTCGGAGGCCGGGGTGGTGCCGCTGCCGGACGGCGACCTCCTCGAGAAGGGTCGCTTGGGCCCCGGCGCCATGCTGGCGGTCGATACCGCGAGCGGCGAGCTCCTGCGCAACGCCGACATCAAGGCCCGCTACGCTCGGCGCCGGCCCTACCGCGAGTGGCTGGGCGCCTACATGCGGAAGCCGCGGGTTGAAGGAGCCGACCCGCCCGCCCTCTGGCACCCGGACGAAGCGACGCTGGCGCGCACCCAAAAGCTCTTCGGCTACGGCGCCGAGGACCTGGGCCGCATCTTCGCGCCGATGGCCCTGGGCGAGATGCCGGTGGGCTCGATGGGCGACGACACGCCGCTAGCGCTCTTTTCCGAGCAGCCCCAGGGCCTCTACCGCTACTTCAAGCAGCGCTTCGCCCAGGTGACCAACCCGCCCATCGACCCCCTGCGCGAGCGCCTGGTGATGTCCTTGGAGACCGTCCTGGGACCGCGCGGGCCGCTGCTCGAGGAGGAGGCGAGCACCGCTCAGGTCATGAAGTTCGACTCGCCGCTCCTAGACGAGGTGGAGATGGCCTGGCTGCGGGCGCAGGGTGAACCCTTGGGGGCCAAGACGCTCGAGGCGGTCTTCCCCTTGGGGGCCGGCCCGGAGGGGCTGGAGCGCAGGGTAGCGCACCTCTGCGCCGAGGCCGAGGCGGCCTTGGACGAGGGTTGCAGCGTCCTCGTCCTCTCCGACCGCGGGGCGGGGCCGGACGGGGTGCCCGTGCCCATGCTGCTGGCGGTGGCGGCGGTGCACCACCACCTCATCGCCGCCGGCAAGCGCACCCGCACCGGCATCGTCGCGGAGACCGGCGAAACGAGAGAAGATCACCACTACGCCTGTCTGATCGGCTACGGCGCGGCCCTCGTCCATCCCTACCTGGCGCTGGCCAGCGTGCGCGACCTCGCCGCCAAAGAGGGCCTCAGTCCCGACGAGGCCGCCCGGAACTACCGCAAGGCCGTCGCCAAAGGCCTCTTGAAGATCATGTCCAAGATGGGCATCTCCGCCATCTCGTCCTACCGCGGCGCGCAGATCTTCGAGGCCATCGGGCTCGAGGACGAGGTGGTGAAGGGCTACTTCGTCGGCACGCCCAGCCGCATCGGCGGCGCGGGCCTGGAGGCCATCGCCAGCGACGCCCTGCGCTTTCACGCCGAGGCTTACGGCGAGGACCCCGCGCTCAAGGACCCCGCTCTCAGGGACCGGGGCATCTACCGTTTCCGCAAGGCCGGCGAGTACCATGCCTTGAACCCGCTCGTCTTCAAGGCGCTGCACAAGGCGGTGCGGACGGAGAGCTTTGGGGCCTACCAGGAGTATGCCCGCCTGGTGGACGAGCGGCCGCCTTGCACCCTGCGCGACCTGCTCGCCTACAAAAAGGCCGCCGAGCCCCTGCCCCTAGCCGAGGTCGAGCCCATCCTAGCTATCGTGAGGCGCTTCACCACCCAGGCGATGAGCCACGGCTCGGTCTCGCGCGAGGCGCACGAGACGCTGTCGGTGGCGATGAACCGGCTCGGCGCCAAGAGCAATTCGGGCGAGGGCGGTGAGGACCCCGTCCGCTACCAGCCCTACGACCGGGACAGGGGAGACCTCTCCTTTGCCCCCTGGCACCCGCAGGCGGGTGACTGGGGCAACAGCGCCATCAAGCAGGTGGCCTCGGGCCGCTTCGGGGTGACGCCGGATTACCTGGTGTCGGCGCGCGAGCTCGAGATCAAGATGGCTCAGGGCTCCAAGCCCGGCGAAGGCGGGCAGATCCCCGGCCACAAGGTCAACCTTGAAATCGCCCGCATCCGCGGCTCGGTGCCCGGCGTGACCCTGATCTCGCCGCCGCCGCACCACGACATCTACTCGATCGAGGACCTCTCGCAGCTCATCTACGACCTTAAGCGCGTCAACCGCTTCGCCCGCGTCGGCGTCAAGCTCGTCGCCACCGCCGGGGTGGGGACCGTCGCGGCGGGCGTCGCCAAGGGCTACGCCGACACCATCCAGATCTCGGGCTTCGACGGCGGCACCGGTGCCTCGCCGCTCGCCTCGATCAAGCACGCCGGCGTGCCCTGGGAGCTCGGCCTGGCCGAGACCCAGCAGGTGCTGATCGAGAACAACCTGCGCGGCCGCGTCTCCTTGCGCGTGGACGGCGGCATGAAGACCGGCCGCGACGTGATAGTCGCCGCGCTCCTGGGCGCCGAAGAGTACGGCTTCGGCACCGCGGCCCTGGTGGCGGCGGGTTGCGCCATGATCCGGCAGTGCCACTTAAACACCTGCCCGGTGGGCGTGGCGACGCAGCGTGAGGACCTGCGCGCCAAGTTTCCCGGCACGCCCGAGCACGTCGTCAACTTCCTCTCCTACGTCGCCCAGCAGGTGCGGATGATCCTGGCCGAGCTGGGCGCGCGCAGCCTGGACGAGGTCATCGGCAGGGTCGATCTTTTGGAGGCCAGAGACGCTGAATTGCCGCGCGCGGCGAAGGTCGACCTGAGCGCGCTCCTGAAGGACCCCGATCCCGGCGGCCTGAAGCCGCGCCGCGCGCAAAGCCGTCACAACGACCGTCCCGACGACGACCCGCCTCTCGACGAGATCGTCTGGAAGGACTGCGAGACCGCGCTGACGAGCCGCCAGGCCTTGAGCAGAGGCTACGGGCTGACCAACCGCGAGCGCTCGGTCGGCGCGCGCTTGGCCGGCGAGATCGCCCGGGTGGTAGGGCCAGGGGGCCTGCCCGCCGGGACGCTGCAGCTGCGCTTTAAGGGCAGCGCCGGCCAGAGCTTCGGCGCCTTTTGCAACAGCGGCATGAGCCTCCTGCTCGAGGGCGAAGCGCAGGACTACGTGGGCAAGGGCATGCACGGCGGCGAGATCGCCGTCTTCCCGCCCAAGGGCGCGCGCTTTAGGCCCGAGGACAATGCCATCATCGGCAACACGGTGATGTACGGCGCCACCGGCGGCAGCCTCTACGCCGCGGGCGGCGCCGGCGAGCGCCTGGCCGTCCGCAACTCCGGCGGGCGGGTGGTGGTCGAGAGCTGTGGCGACCACGGTTGCGAGTACATGACCGGCGGCGTGGTGGTCGTCCTCGGCCGGACGGGCCGCAACTTCGGCGCGGGCATGTCGGGCGGCGTGGCCTACGTGCTCGACTTAGACGAGCGTTTCGCGGAGCGCGTCAATCCCGGCATGGTCGCCGTGGAGCGGGTTGCGCACGACGTCGACGAGGAACTTCTGAAGGCCCTGGTCGCGCGTCACTGGGAGCTCACCGGCAGCCCCAGGGCGGCTTGGGTCTTGGAGCACTGGGTCGAAGCCTCAGCCAAGTTCTGGAAGGTCGTACCGCACCCGGGCGCGGAGGACAAGACGGCTCAAGAACAAGACCCCAAGGTCTTCGAAGCCGCCGTGCTGGCGCAGCTCGCCGCCGAGGCGCAAGACCGGGCGAGGGTCGAGTCGCTGCACTGA
- a CDS encoding SDR family oxidoreductase translates to MDSTVSVVLVTNVGQGFGRAIALAYGQADFDVVCADKDVDLAAKTAAEIEELGGQAIPIAADMTTQLDVQNAFEKVYEIFGDLSGVVHVAPFESHTRFRDLAEGEFAELLDETFKSSFLTLKTAARMLSRSWLVLVAPPLDAGEPHMAAMRGAVAELARAFDARYESLRVNVVVPSRSASDPVHDAALVASILHLSTAAGYGVSGQELKVKLPPPPRLIESLLPEVQAALNENTRQDDLEASLYDEESEDEEDAVAGATGSVADSAGEGWEPSGDGEIEDDEEEGFLQRVSYSGKLPRDSY, encoded by the coding sequence ATGGATAGCACCGTCAGCGTAGTGCTCGTGACCAATGTGGGCCAAGGCTTCGGCCGCGCCATCGCGCTCGCCTACGGCCAGGCCGACTTCGACGTGGTCTGCGCCGACAAGGACGTGGACCTCGCCGCCAAGACCGCCGCGGAGATCGAGGAGCTCGGCGGCCAAGCGATTCCCATCGCCGCCGACATGACCACGCAGCTCGACGTGCAAAACGCCTTTGAAAAGGTTTACGAGATCTTCGGCGACCTCTCCGGCGTCGTCCACGTGGCGCCGTTCGAAAGCCACACCCGCTTTCGCGATTTGGCCGAGGGCGAGTTCGCCGAACTCCTGGACGAGACCTTCAAGAGCAGCTTTCTGACGCTCAAGACCGCCGCGCGCATGCTGAGCCGCTCCTGGCTGGTCCTGGTGGCGCCGCCTCTGGACGCGGGCGAGCCCCACATGGCGGCCATGCGCGGCGCCGTCGCCGAGCTGGCCAGGGCCTTCGACGCGCGCTACGAATCGCTGCGCGTCAACGTGGTGGTGCCCTCGAGGTCCGCCTCGGACCCCGTTCACGACGCCGCGCTCGTCGCCAGCATCCTCCACTTGAGCACCGCGGCCGGCTACGGCGTCTCGGGTCAGGAGCTCAAAGTCAAGCTGCCGCCGCCGCCGCGGCTCATCGAGTCGCTCCTGCCCGAGGTGCAGGCGGCCTTGAACGAGAACACCCGTCAGGACGACCTCGAGGCCAGCCTCTACGACGAGGAGAGCGAGGACGAAGAGGATGCTGTCGCCGGCGCGACGGGGAGCGTCGCCGACAGCGCCGGCGAGGGCTGGGAACCGAGCGGCGACGGCGAAATCGAGGACGACGAAGAGGAGGGCTTTTTGCAGCGCGTTTCCTACTCGGGCAAACTGCCGCGGGACTCGTACTAG
- a CDS encoding acetyl-CoA carboxylase carboxyltransferase subunit alpha has product MALPFEKPIDDLAARIDDMKAYAREQNIDLSLELKALEDRLERLKEETFSNLTRWQRVQVARAPGRPTALDYIQTMLEDFTELHGDRTLGDDPAMVTGLGRLRDRSVVVIAQQKGRGTKENIERNFGMAHPSGYRKAMRMFELADRFALPVLTLIDTPGAYPGMAAEEQGQAWVIAESIQRMAELRVPAVSVVIGEGGSGGALAIGVANRVLILENAIYSVISPESCAAILWRDAAEAGRAAEALRLTATDLLALGVVDEIIPEPSGGAHRDPAATMARVKERLQCDFAALGSLSAERLVEERWARFRKLGVTEGVAAPT; this is encoded by the coding sequence GTGGCACTGCCCTTTGAAAAGCCGATCGACGACCTCGCCGCGCGCATCGATGACATGAAGGCCTATGCGCGCGAGCAGAACATCGACCTGTCGCTCGAGCTCAAGGCTTTGGAGGACCGCTTGGAGCGCCTCAAAGAGGAGACCTTCTCCAACCTGACGCGCTGGCAGCGGGTGCAGGTGGCGCGGGCGCCGGGCCGGCCCACCGCGCTCGACTACATCCAGACTATGCTCGAGGACTTCACCGAGCTCCACGGCGACCGCACCCTCGGCGACGACCCGGCCATGGTCACGGGGCTGGGCAGGCTGAGGGACAGAAGCGTGGTCGTCATCGCCCAGCAAAAGGGCCGCGGCACCAAGGAAAACATCGAGCGCAACTTCGGCATGGCCCACCCGAGCGGCTACCGCAAGGCGATGCGCATGTTCGAGCTGGCCGACAGGTTCGCCCTGCCCGTCTTGACCCTGATCGACACGCCCGGGGCCTATCCCGGCATGGCCGCCGAGGAGCAGGGCCAGGCCTGGGTGATCGCCGAGAGCATCCAGCGCATGGCCGAGCTGAGGGTCCCGGCGGTCAGCGTGGTGATCGGCGAGGGCGGTTCGGGCGGCGCCCTGGCCATCGGCGTAGCCAACCGCGTCTTGATCTTGGAGAACGCCATCTACTCGGTGATCAGCCCCGAGTCCTGCGCGGCCATCCTGTGGCGCGACGCCGCCGAGGCGGGCCGCGCGGCCGAGGCGCTCAGGCTGACCGCCACGGACCTGCTCGCCCTCGGCGTGGTCGACGAGATCATCCCCGAGCCCTCGGGCGGCGCCCACCGCGACCCCGCCGCGACGATGGCGCGGGTCAAGGAGAGGCTGCAGTGCGACTTCGCGGCGCTCGGCTCACTCTCCGCCGAGAGGCTTGTCGAGGAGCGCTGGGCGCGCTTTCGCAAGCTCGGCGTGACCGAAGGCGTGGCCGCCCCTACATAG
- the accD gene encoding acetyl-CoA carboxylase, carboxyltransferase subunit beta has product MTLERWFRRKRPQRSDGEESPAGLWIKCDSCGAQVYRKDLVANLYLCPECKHHYRMPTEARVALLADEGSFELWSGAVFPSDPLLFVDTEPYPERMKRYQDKLGRPDAVVAGGALLGGQPVALVVMDFGFMAGSMGSAVGEEIARATERAAAEGRGLVVVAASSGARMQEGALSLMQMAKTTIALARLRKKRLPYLSVLTDPTTGGVTASFATLGDLIIAEPKALICFAGPRVIQQTIKQDLPDGFQRSEFLLKKGMLDDVVARPELKNRLARYLRLLRNVPEAREPAGEAKDGAGENPGDDAGETAGETAGEPRGTAL; this is encoded by the coding sequence ATGACCCTCGAGCGCTGGTTTCGCCGCAAGCGCCCGCAGCGCAGCGACGGTGAAGAGAGCCCCGCCGGCCTCTGGATCAAGTGCGACTCCTGCGGCGCCCAGGTCTACCGCAAGGACCTCGTCGCCAACCTCTACCTCTGTCCCGAGTGCAAGCACCACTACCGCATGCCCACCGAGGCGCGCGTCGCGCTGCTCGCCGACGAGGGCTCCTTTGAGCTGTGGTCGGGCGCGGTGTTTCCTTCGGACCCGCTTCTCTTTGTCGATACCGAGCCCTATCCCGAGCGGATGAAGCGCTACCAGGACAAGCTGGGCCGCCCCGACGCCGTGGTGGCGGGCGGCGCGCTCCTGGGGGGGCAGCCCGTCGCCCTGGTGGTGATGGACTTTGGCTTCATGGCCGGCTCGATGGGCTCGGCGGTCGGCGAGGAGATCGCCCGGGCCACCGAGCGGGCGGCCGCAGAGGGGCGCGGGCTGGTGGTGGTGGCGGCCTCGAGCGGCGCGCGCATGCAGGAGGGCGCGCTCTCGCTCATGCAGATGGCCAAGACGACCATCGCCCTCGCGCGCCTGCGCAAGAAGCGCCTGCCCTACCTGAGCGTCTTGACCGACCCGACCACGGGCGGCGTCACCGCCAGCTTCGCCACCCTGGGCGACCTCATCATCGCCGAGCCCAAGGCGCTCATCTGCTTCGCCGGCCCGCGGGTGATCCAGCAGACCATCAAGCAGGACCTTCCCGACGGCTTTCAGCGTTCGGAGTTCCTGCTCAAGAAGGGCATGCTCGACGACGTCGTCGCGCGACCCGAGCTCAAGAACAGGCTCGCGCGCTACCTGCGCCTCTTGCGAAACGTCCCGGAGGCGCGTGAGCCGGCGGGAGAGGCGAAAGACGGCGCGGGGGAGAACCCGGGAGACGACGCAGGGGAGACGGCAGGGGAGACGGCAGGGGAGCCTCGTGGCACTGCCCTTTGA